Within the Chrysemys picta bellii isolate R12L10 chromosome 17, ASM1138683v2, whole genome shotgun sequence genome, the region ccgcacgtGGACTGGTCCTCTGGGACatgcgggggaagggagggaaaaccCGGCACTGGATTCCACTGCCAGCTGGAATGGAGTTGCCCGGATTTTCTATCCTCCCCCCAGGAATGGcatgccagcccctcccccccccagttctcTATTGGGGTCGGAGATGGGCTCTAAAGCCAGGACTGGATCCCCGTGCCAGCTGGAATGCACTGAATGGGGACAAGGAAGCCCCCTACCACTGCCCCTACCCCCCACAGCTCTTTCACGcccagcataatggggccctggtaCCAACGGGACCTTTGCACGATGGGCCCTCTCATGACGGGAACTTTGCATGATGGAACCTCGCATGATGGGACCGTCTCACGCTGGGTCCTTGGCCCTGCAGCCTGTGCACGATGGGGCTCTCGCACGATGGGTCCTTTGCACAACAGGGCCTTTGCACGATGAGACCTCACACGCTGGGGCCCTGGCATTGCAGTCTGTGCATGATGGGGCCTTTGCACAATGGGGTCTTCGCCCGACGGGCTCCTCACACAACTGCACCTTTGCACAAGCAGTCTTTGCACTCTGGGGTCCTCGCATGAGGAGCTTTCACACGATTGGTCCTCCCAGGAAGGGACCATTGTCAACGGGTCCCCTGCTGGCTGCTGGCTCCTCCCCGCCGCGTGGGCGGTCCATCTGGTCAGGCTGTGTGTGGGTGTCGGGGGGccgcggggggctcagcaggggcggATCTCGGACACCACCCGCTTGGGGAAGAACTGGTACTGCAGCCACGTGGGCTCTGAAACGAGACAGGGCGGGTGAGGAGGGGAGTGCGGTAAAAATACCCCCAGAACCCCTACGGCTCCCCTCTGAATCCCACCCCTCTtcatctccccccacccaggattcccctcttcccccccaggatccacctcccccacccctgcccgtggacatacccctccccccacagctctccaccccacccctctcctgctgcctccctacAGCTCCCTGTCCCCACAGTAAATCTCGCACTCCcacggctccctccctgcccccacttccctaAGGCCCCACCCACGGCTATCTCCctgtcccccacttccccatAGCTCCCCCCACGGCTATCTCCTTGCCcccacttccccatagccccccccagggctccctccctgtcccccacttccccatAGCTCCCCCCACGGCTATCTCCTTGCCcccacttccccatagccccacCCAGGGCTCCCTACATGCCCCCACTTTCCCATAGCTCCAACCAcagctccctccctgccacccacTTCCCCATAGCTCCCCCCACAGCTATCTCCCTGCCCTCCACTGCCCCATAGCCCCCcacagggctccctccctgccccccactttcccatagctccccccacagctccctccctgccccccacttccccataACTCCCCCcatggctccctccctgcccccacttccccatagcccccccacagctccctccctgcccccactgccccataGCTCGCCCcacggctccctccctgccccccactgccccatagctccccccagggctccctccctgccccccactgccccatagcTCCCCcacggctccctccctgcccccccagcctcctgcccctcaCCGTCGTAGCAGGCCGGCAGGGGCAGCAGGCCATCGAAGCAGCGCGCGGGGGCCTGGTAGCTGCAGCTCTGGGTCTGGGTCTGCGTCTGGTTCTGGCTCCGGCAGTAGAAGGTGACGATCTCCCCGTGCTGGACCTGCCCTTGTGGGATCTCGTGGATCCAGAGCTTGTGGCCCTGGTAGAGCACACGGCTCCGCTGGGCCGGCACCAGGCAGCGCGCTGCGGGGAGACGGGagaccggggtagatgggcccatgaGGCTGATCCGGGGGACAGGGAGGAGACGGGAGACGGGGTAGATGGCTAGTGGGGCTGATCACAGGGGGtggcaggatactggggtagatgggcccatggcTCTGgtccaggggacagggaggaggcgggataccggggtagatggacTGAGGGAATGATccaggggggatgggaggaggcgggatactggggtagatggactgAGGGAATGATccaggggggatgggaggaggcgggataccggggtagatgggcccgggGGCTGATccgggggacagggaggaggcgggagacgGGGTAGATGGGCCTGGGGGCTGATCTGTGGGGAATGGGAGGAGgcgggatactggggtagatggactgAGGGACTGATCCAAGGCGGGTGGGAGGAGgtgggataccggggtagatgggcccgggGGCTGATccaggggggatgggaggaggcagGATACCAGGATAGATGGGCCCGGGGGCTGAtccaggggggaagggaggaggcaggATACCGGGATAGATGGGCCCGGGGGCTGAtccaggggggaagggaggaggcaggataccggggtagatgggcccgggGGCTGATccaggggggatgggaggaggcggGATACCAGGATAGATGGACTGAGGGACTGATccaggggggatgggaggaggggggataccggggtagatgggcctgGGGGCTGATccaggggggatgggaggaggcgggataccggggtagatgggcccaggggCTGATccggggggatgggaggaggcgggatactggggtagatgggcccggGGGCTGATccaggggggatgggaggaggcgggataccgggatAGATGGGCCCGGGGGCTGATccaggggggatgggaggaggcgggataccgggatAGATGGGCCCGGGGGCTGATccaggggggatgggaggaggcgggataccggggtagatgggcccgggGACTGATccaggggggatgggaggaggcgggataccggggtagatgggcccgggGGCTGATccagggggatgggaggaggcgggatactggggtagatgggcccggGGGCTGATccaggggggatgggaggaggcaggataccggggtagatgggcccggggctgatccaggagggatgggaggaggcgggataccggggtagatgggcccgggGGCTGATccaggggggatgggaggaggcgggataccggggtagatgggcccatggctccggctgggggttctggggaggaggggagcggaGGAGGGGCGGTACCTCTGCAGAAGGGCCGGGGCGACCAGGTGCCGTTGCCCCGGCAGGTGACCCGGTTGGTGCCATCCAGCAGGTAGCTGCGCTTGCAGAGGTAATAGACCAGCTCCCCGGCCCGGTACTGAGGCTTCTCCACCGCCACCAGGTAGCCCTCAGCGATGTCCCCGGGGGGCGGGCAGAACACGGCTGGGGGAGAGACGGGGTCACGGACAGGCCCTGAGCATGGAcagagtggggcggggggtggagggagggaaggacaaAGGGCTGGGTGGAGAGATGCAGGTTGCGTGGGGCGTACATGGATGCAGGCGTATGAGGGGGGCGGATGGGGGTGTGAGGTGTGGGTGGCTGGAAGCCATGTGGGGGGTACCGGGATGCAGGGTATATGGGGTGGGTGAGGGTGTGGGGGTGGATGGTTGGAGGGATGTGGGGTtggatggctggaggggtgtgtggggcgaatgggggtgtgggggctggttGGCTGGAAGCGATGTGGAGGGTACAGGGATGCAGGGTATATGGGGGGGATCTCTCTCTCTAGGGCATCCCCCAGGCTCCCTTGCACCCCCTTCCAAGAGCACAGTCCCAGCCCCCCACATTCCCTCCCAGCTGGGAGGGGGCCTGGCCTggcgctggagcctgggaggatgGGCCAGCCCTGGCATGGGGGCAGACGGGGACAGAGAGAAACCGGGACCCCCCTCATGCCCCCCTTCCCCCTACTCACGGCGGCAGGTCGGGGCAGGTCCAGACCACTCCTGGTTCTCCTGGCATCGGATGGTCTCTGGGCCCTCCAGCCGGTACCTGGAtgggagggagaggtgagggtgGAGATGGGGCTGGGCTCTCTGGGGGCCTGTGGGTcggaagtgaggggcaccggcagagctggggggagcccagggttgggctagcggggctgcgggtcgggagtgaggggcaccggcagagctggggggagcccagggttggactagcggggctgcaggtcgggattgaggggcactggcagggatgggggggagccctgggctgggctggcaggggctgcgggtcgggagtgaggggcaccggcagagctggggggggggaaactcacCCGCGCTTGCATTTGTACCGCACCTCCCCGCCTGCCCTGTAGGAGGCGCCACTGTAAAAGCCATTGTCGGTCTCTGGCGGGGGGCTGCAGAAGGATGCCGGGGTCAGATCCCCTGGAACAGAGGacggaagggggaggggagtcaactgaggggggggggtcacccctGTCTCACAGCCAAGTTCCTCCCCCCTTAACCCTTGGCATCCTCCAGACACAAAGAGCCATTAAAGGCCTCAGCAAGGGGAAGATTTTTTTAGGTTCCTTCCCCTTAAACAccgtcagggggcggggcagtctcCCTTTAAGAGACAGGCCCTTGCCCCGCCCTCTTCCAATAggcccctccccttt harbors:
- the LOC101942255 gene encoding beta-2-glycoprotein 1-like gives rise to the protein MEGIRKEGMREEGIEEEAGTGGLKATAERRFPAGAAGGRGTDGPSLCPARREEPAEGTGQTCQRTCTQDRDCSGRRQCLCDGACGLSCVTPGRTCPWPVQIDNAETRLAQASRGFGALMEVTCQPGFRLSKGEGVALSRCQGDRKWSLTAPCERDLTPASFCSPPPETDNGFYSGASYRAGGEVRYKCKRGYRLEGPETIRCQENQEWSGPAPTCRPVFCPPPGDIAEGYLVAVEKPQYRAGELVYYLCKRSYLLDGTNRVTCRGNGTWSPRPFCRARCLVPAQRSRVLYQGHKLWIHEIPQGQVQHGEIVTFYCRSQNQTQTQTQSCSYQAPARCFDGLLPLPACYDEPTWLQYQFFPKRVVSEIRPC